In the Pelmatolapia mariae isolate MD_Pm_ZW linkage group LG10_11, Pm_UMD_F_2, whole genome shotgun sequence genome, TATTGAATACCCCTTCAGGATTTTACAGCAACCACTCTCTAGCTTGTCAGAGAACACACTTTTGCCTAGCAACCAGGTTGCCAGAGTATCACTGAAAGGTCCAAAGGCTTGCGTGAATGGGGCACTAATGGTGACTACCAGAAACCTCTAGCAACCACTTGCTAGCTGGTTaaggaatacacattttccctTGTGAATGGTAGATGTTAGATGGTTGCCAACTGGTCTTTAGGGTTTTGTAACTGGGGAGTAAGACTCACCTGTTAACTCAAAGCTGTTCTAGGTGCCACTTTCATGAGGCAGGTTAGGGCAAGAGGTCAAGACAACCCGGCTACTTTAACAagccttcagttttttttcccacattACAGAAAATAGTATAAATAAGTAAAAGCCCTTGAATTGGTTGCCATCTCCACTGATTTGACTGGTGCTACAGCTCAAAGTGAGATATTAATATCTTTTATCTCTTTTGCCAGACCTTCAATTGGCAATGCCAAACTAAAACTGCAGAAGTGACCTTCCGTTTGAATTGACCCAGAGCACCATGGCTAAAGGGAATAAAGATTTCCAGCGAAGGATTGTGTCCAAGGATGGGCACAACATGGTAAGGATCGATAACGTGGAGGGCATGGTCAAGCTGTACCTGCACGACATTTGGACGACTGTGGTGGACATGAAGTGGCGCTACAAACTCACCTTATTTGCCTCCACCTTTGTCATGACCTGGTtcatctttggggtcatctttTACTTCATTGGAATGGGCAACGGAGACTTTGAGCCAGATTTAAATTCTACCCACACTCCATGCCTGATGAACGTGGAAACGCTCACTGGAGCCTTCCTCTTCTCTCTAGAGTCACAGACCACCATTGGTTATGGTTTTCGTTACATCTCTGAAGAATGCCCTCTGGCCATCTTTACTCTGGTGGCTCAGCTTGTCATCACTGGACTGGCTGAGATCTTCGTTACCGGTGCCTTTCTGGCCAAACTAGCTAGACCCAAGAAGCGAGCGGAGACCATCAAGTTCAGCCAGGTGGCGGTGATCTGCAAGCACCAAGGAAAGCTGTGTCTGATGGTGAGGGTGGCCAACATGAGGAAGAGCCTCCTGATCCAGTGCCAGCTAACAGGAAAGCTCCTTCAACCCTACGCGACTGAGGAGGGCGAGAAGACGCAAGTCCATCAGAGCTCTGTTGATTTCAACATGGACTCCGGTGGCGAGTGCCCCTTCCTTATCCTCCCTCTCACCTTCTATCACGTCCTAGACCAGCACAGCCCGCTGGCAGGACTGACGGCAGAAAACCTGAAAACGCGTAGGTTTGAGTTGCTCATCACCCTCAATGCCACCATGGAGTCGACGGCAGCCACGTGTCAGAGACGTACCTCCTACATCCCTGACGAGATCCTGTGGGGTTATGAGTTCAAACCTGTGCTGTATAGCACCCCCAGTGGACGCTTTGTGGCAGACTTCAACTTTTTTGACAAGGTGCAAAAGAGCAGTGATCCAGACTTCCACAGCGACAGTTCAGAAAAGCTGAAACTCGAGAGGGACTTCAGGGAGGAATAGAGGATCTTAATAATTACTATTAATCGACCTGAGGCTCAGCCACTGTGTTAATGTCCCTTACAGCTATGACCTTTGATTTAAACACGTAAAACGTTTATTTTGAATCATATAAAAGTGATGTTTAAACAGTGCTTCAAACTGTAAAGTACACTTTTAAGAAGACTAGAAACCTGACATATGTTCACTGTAAAATTCTGTTTATTCGTTTAATCATTATGATGTTTTTTTGTATCAATattcaaattaaattaattaaatgtacCAGAATGAAGGGCTAACAGCCTTGTATGATTCTTTCATTTGGGTTTTAATAATGGGAGCAGAGATGGGCAataacgcgttacaagtaactgtaatccgattacttttttcaagtaacgagtaaagtaagggattactattgcaaaaaaggtaattagattaccgttactttcccataagcacgctgcgttactgcgttactaaaaccgtgattcttttgtgagtgtctcatgacaatgatgtaagcgagtgcgacgttcgtggcaacagctgtgtgcagatcaagaatggataatataacgagtgcgggagagagtatgaccgtgcagcatttaaagcgtggaagtactgaccttactttgagtttgatttcgtaaaaagtgacaaaaacattagcgtcggCTGTTCACTACGTGGGaataaaacttctttttacagcaaaaaacCCCCTTAACTTCCGAGCAAGTACCGAGTACGCTACCAcggaatgggaaattcacagacaaactcgcggattcttccactgaccgctgcggcacacctgcaccagggcaaacctccgcctaccccactcctgctatacaggtgaaaatagagcaactggaccgctagtctttgattttatttattttctgctgtgttttacttgcatctatttgaaagactgagtgtaaacacaaaaacctattttattttatgtgcaggattgtgcagaaaataggtttaaatgttaaacaaatttcttccagtcagagaatgttgcatataatttaatgtttgcttgatgcataaagttaaaagattaaaactaataaaacaagttttaaaaagagactttttcatttgattacattttatatgatggattaggCAGAAAGTAGAATTGgtctgaaagatctatcgctttatcacctattcaggttgtaaatcatgtttttaaaagtaactaagtaactaattacttttgaaaataagtaatctgtaaagtaatgggattacttttggggaagtaatcagtaattagttactgattacttttttcaagtaacttgaccaacaatGAATGGGTCTCtttataaatgcttttgaaGACCTTTTTAGAATGAATAGAATGTTAAGTTATACACCGATAAAGTAAGAGTTTAGTATTTAAAGACATGTTTTGgagaattattttattattaagatTTAGATGAAGTAACTGATACTTCTTTCTGATCTGTACTTAAATATGAAGCTAGAATAAGCCATTGCTTAGCTTAGTTGAGATGGAAAAAACAGTGCTCAAGTAGTCCTGTCAAAATATTTCTCTAAACATCACACTTTACAGCTTGCTTTCTAATCGCTCCCAAAAAGCGAGGTGTAAAGATGTAAAATATCCCAGATTGTTCACTTGTGATTAAAAAATTTCCTGCAGAGCCCCCTAAAGATAATGGCAAGAGTTTTCACTTGCAGGACTAGTGatgacacacaaacagctcaCAGTGTTTGTGCATTTCATCTGAACAGCAGTAGATCCAAACGATTTTTTTAGTGGAAAACCACGAGGACTCTCATATGATAAGCTTTTTACGTAACCATCAATTGATAATTGCTTgtttcaagttttattttttaaaattgttgttACACATAacagatgtttttaaaattcagaaGACATTTACAACTCTGTTTAGAAATTTTGCAAGCATTGAGAAATGGTTTCACAAAACAGTAGTTATTGAATATAACTCGTGTTCTATGAATGTAGGCCCTCCTAACAGGCATTCAGCACTGGGCTGATCAGACCTTCCTGTGAGACCAGATACAATGAAAGTGACTGAGCTGGATATTGGTGCCACAATTTAGACTGATCCACTCATTCTAAGCATACCAGGCAAAGATACATAGAATAAAGCAGTGATTTTCAAAGTGTGGTCCTAGTGGCCTGTGAAGGTACTACATGTAGCCGtccaggaaattaaaaaaaattaaaccaatACAATACCAAAGAAAA is a window encoding:
- the kcnj15 gene encoding ATP-sensitive inward rectifier potassium channel 15; translation: MAKGNKDFQRRIVSKDGHNMVRIDNVEGMVKLYLHDIWTTVVDMKWRYKLTLFASTFVMTWFIFGVIFYFIGMGNGDFEPDLNSTHTPCLMNVETLTGAFLFSLESQTTIGYGFRYISEECPLAIFTLVAQLVITGLAEIFVTGAFLAKLARPKKRAETIKFSQVAVICKHQGKLCLMVRVANMRKSLLIQCQLTGKLLQPYATEEGEKTQVHQSSVDFNMDSGGECPFLILPLTFYHVLDQHSPLAGLTAENLKTRRFELLITLNATMESTAATCQRRTSYIPDEILWGYEFKPVLYSTPSGRFVADFNFFDKVQKSSDPDFHSDSSEKLKLERDFREE